GCTGGTGGTCAAGCCCGTGGACGGCTCGGGCGGCAAGGGCCTGGTGGTCGGCCCGCAGGCGAGCCGCCGCGAGCTCGACGAGCTGCGCGCCCGGCTCATCGCGGACCCCCGGGGCTGGATCGCGCAGCCGGTGGTGCAGCTCTCGACAGTGCCCACCCTGGTCGGCGACAGCCTGCGCCCCCGGCACGTGGACCTGCGCCCGTTCGCGGTGAACGACGGCGAGCAGGTGTGGGTGCTGCCCGGCGGGCTCACCCGGGTCGCGCTGCCGGAGGGGCAGCTGGTGGTGAACAGCTCCCAGGGCGGCGGGTCGAAGGACACCTGGGTGCTCGGCGACGCGGCCGCCCGCCGCGGGAGGCCGAGCGAGCGCCCGGCGCCGGCCACGCCGCAGGCGCAGGCGTCCTCCCCGGTGCCGATCGACGCCAACCCCACCGACGACCTCCGTGCGCAGGCGAGCCAGCAGCAGCAGGCCCTCGCCTCGCCCCCGGCCACCCAGGAGGCGCCGTGCTGAGCCGGATCGCCGAGTCGCTCTTCTGGATCGGCCGGTACGTCGAGCGCGCGGACGACACCGCGCGGCTGCTGGACGTGCACCTGCAGAACCTGCTCGAGGACCCGTGGTCCGAGGAGGACCTGGCGTGCCGCTCCCTGCTGTCCGTGATGGACCGCACCGACTTCCCCGCCGAGGTGCGGGTCGGCCGCGAGCTGGTGCTCGACGTGCTGGCCTACGACCGCCGCGCGCCCGCCTCGATCGCCGGGGCGCTGACAGCGGCCCGGGAGAACGCCCGCCGGGCGCGCGAGACGGTGTCCACGGAACTGTGGGAGTGCCTCAACACCACCTGGAACCAGCTCCCGGCCCAGGTGCGGCCCGGCCGGCCGCACGACTACTTCACCTGGGTGCGGGAGCGCGCGGCAATCGTGGCGGGGCTCGTCGACTCGGTCACCTCCCGGGACGACACCTGGCAGTTCATGGTGCTGGGACGCTCCCTCGAGCGCGCGGACATGACCGCCCGGCTGCTGACCACGCGCGCGCTGGCCGGGGCGTCAGGCCCGGGGTGGACCACGCTGCTGCGCTCCTGCGGCGCCCACGAGGCGTACCTGCGCACCTACCGGGGCATCGCCTCCGACGAGCGGGCCGCGGGCTTCCTGCTGCTCGACAGGCTGTTCCCCCGATCGGTGGTGCACGCGCTCGGCCAGGCCGAGGCCTGCCTGGCGGCGCTCGAGCCGGTGGCCGACCGCTCGGCCGTGGAGGACGCGCGCCGGCACCTGGGGTTGGCGCGCACCAGCCTGGAGTACCGCCCGCTGCTCGAGGTGCTCGACGGGCTGCCCATGGAGATGGAGCGCGTGCAGCGCGCCTGCTCGGCGGCGAGCGACGCGATCCGTGGCCGGTACTTCCCGACCGGCCACCTGACGACCTGGGTGGGTGAGGCGCTGTGAGCCGGCTGCACGTGGTGCACACGACGTCGTTCCACTACGCGTCCCCGGTCACGGCCTCGTACAACGAGGCGCGGATGACGCCGCTGTCGCAGCCGGGCCAGGCCGTGCTGGAGTCCCGGCTCGACGTCTCGCCCATGACCTGGTCCCACGACTACCGCGACTACTGGGGGACGGCGGTGACCGCCTTCGAGGTGCTCGTGCCGCACGAGTCGCTGCAGCTCACGGCCGAGCACCGCATCGAGGTCACGGACCGGCCCGCGCCGCGCCCGCCGTGCTCGTGGGACACGCTGGCCAGCGCGGAGCTGCGGGACCAGCTCGCCGAGTTCCTCGCCGACACCACGACGACGGCCGCGCCCGCCGAGGTCGCCGAGCTCGCGGCCCGGGCCAGGCACGGCCGTGAGCCGCTCGACGCGGCCGCGGCGATCTGCGACCTGCTGCGGTCGGAGGTCGAGTACGTGCCCGGCACGACGTCCGCCCACACGCCGGCCAGCGAGGCCTGGGCGGCGCGGAGCGGCGTGTGCCAGGACATGGCACACCTCGCGGCGGGGGCGCTGCGCAGCGTCGGGCTGCCCGCGCGGTACGTCTCGGGCTACCTGTACCCCCGCGGGGACGGCGCCGTCGGCGAGACCCTGGTGGGGGAGTCCCACGCGTGGATCGAGTGGTGGGCGGGTGACTGGCACCCCTACGACCCGACCAACCGCACCCGCGCGGGCCAGCACCACGTGGTGCTGGCGAGGGGGCGCTCGTACGACGACGTGCCGCCGCTGCGGGGGATCTACGCCGGCGCCAGCACGCAGGACCTGGACGTGCGGGTGCGGATCACACGCGAGTCCTGAGTGCCCGGCGGGTGCCGGGCACGGTCGGCGGGTGGCCCGGCGACGTCAGGTCCAGCGCGTGCTCCGGCTCGGGATGGCCGAACAGCCACCCCTGCCCGTGCGTCCAGCCGTGCGCGAGGGCCAGCTGGCGCTGGTCCTCCGTCTCGATCCCCTCGACGACCCCGTGGCTCGACAACGAGTCGACCAGGGCCGCGATCGCGGTGCTGATCCGGTCGCAGGCGCCGTTGTCGCCGAGCCGCATCGTGAACGAGCGGTCGAGCTTGAGCCCGCGGATGGGGGCGGACAGCACCGACGACAGAGCGGAGTACCCCGTGCCGAAGTCGTCGAGGACGAGCACCACGCCCAGCTCGGTGAGCATGTCCAGGTCGGCGCGCGCCAGGTCCGTGGCCTGCAGCACCCCGCTCTCGGTGATCTCGATGCCCAGGCGCTCGCCGGAGACCCCCGTCGCCGCGAGGACGTCGGCGACGGTCTGGGCCAGCCCGCGAGAACCGCTCCCGCCATCGTCCCTGCGCCCGATCTGCCGCGGCGAGACGTTGACGTACACCCGGCCGGGGAGCTCGGGATGGCGGGCGAGGAACGCCACGGCCTCCTCGATGACCCAGGCGCCAAGCCCGACGATCAGGTCGGTGTCCTCGCACACCTGGATGAACTCGCCCGGGAGCAGCAGCCCGCGCTCGCGGTGCTGCCACCGCACGAGGGCCTCGTGCGCGATGACCTCGCTGGTGGAGAGGTCGACGATGGGCTGGTAGTGCAGCACGAAGTCTCCGCGCTGCACGGCGCCGCGCAGCTCTGCCTCCACGGAGATGCGGTGGAGCGCCTCGCGCCGGTACTCGTCCTGGTACACCTCCCAGCGGGAGCGGCCGGACTGCTTGGCCACGTACAGGGCGGTGTCGGCGTCGCGCAGCACCCGTTCGGCGTCGCGTGAGCCGTCATTGACGGTCAGCCCGGCGCTGAGGCGCGGGACCACGTCGTGCCCGCCCACATGGACCGGCGCGTGGACCACGGCGAGCACCGCGTCGAGCAGCTCGCCGGCATGCTCGGCGGAGGTCACCTTCTCGAAGACGATGACGAACTCGTCGCCGCCCACCCGGGCCACGGTGTCCCCGGGACGGATGGCCGAGCGCAGCCGGTCGGCGACCACCCGGAGCAGCAGGTCGCCCGCGTCGTGGCCGAGCGAGTCGTTGACCCGCTTGAAGTCGTCGAGGTCCGCGAAGACGACCGCGACGTGGCCGGGCGCGTGCGCGTGCTGCTGCAGCGCGTGCGCGAGCCTGTCGAGCAGCAGGCGCCGGTTGGCGAGCCCGGTGAGGTGGTCGTACAGCGCGCGCCACTCGAGCAGGTCCTGCGCGCGGCGCATCTCGGTGACGTCCTCGATCTGGTGCCACAGGTGCAACGGCTTCCCGGAGGGGTCGCGCACCACGGTGACGGTGAGGCGGGTGTGCAGCAGCGTGCCGGTGCCCGTGATGAAGCGGCGGCCCATGGTCGCGGACGTGGGCCCGCCGGCGGCGCCCTCCAGCAGCCGGGCGATCTCCGCCCGCCCCTGCTCGCGGTCCTCGGGGTGGGCCAGGTCGTCGAGCGGGCGGCTGAGCAGCTCGGCGTGGGTCATCACGAAGGAGCGGGCGAGCGCGGCGTTGGCGCGGATCACCCGGCCGTCGAGGTCGACGAGCGCCATCCCGATCGCCGCGTCCTCGAAGGTCACCCGGACCATGTCGGCGTGCATGGCGAGGGCGCGGGCCTGAACGACCTCCGGGCCGGCGTCGTCGACCGTCACCAGGAGCGCGGCGTCCTGCGTGGGCTGCTCGAGCGGCGTCGCGGTGACCCGGAGCCAGGAGGGGTCGGCCTCGGCGCGTCCGAGGCCGACGACGGCGCTCGCGGGGACGCCGGTGCGCAGGGCGGAGGCGGCAGGCAGCTCGTCCCAGGAGATCGCCACGCCATCAGGGGACCAGGGCTCGAGGTCGGGCTCCCCGAGGACGACGGCGCCGAGGTCGGTCGAGGCGTCGCCGAGCAGGTCGCGGGCCGCGGCGTTGGCGCTCAGCACCGCGCCGTCGGCCCCGACGAGGAGCACTCCCTGTGGCAGCACGTCGGCGAGGTCGGAGGTCAGCGTCAGCCGGGCCGCGAGGGGGGAGCTGGGGGCGTCTCGGGCCACCGGATGCTCGTCCTGAGGGGTCACCAGGTTCGTATCGGCCGTTCTGCCGCAGACATGAAGCCCGATTGCGAAGTCATCGAACCGGTTCGGCACCGGGCGTCGGGAGCGGGCGGGTCGGGCAGCCGCGCGCGCATGGGACGATGGGGGCAGCCGTCCCCTGCCCACACGAACCCGGAGCGCACACGTCTTGTCCCCGATTCCCAGTGCCACGAGCATGCAGCGCATCCAGCCGGCAGCGACCCCGCCCGAGCTGCTGCGCAACTTCTGCATCATCGCGCACATCGACCACGGCAAGTCGACGCTGGCCGACCGCATGCTCCAGCTCACCGGCGTGGTCGACTCGCGGGCGATGCGCGCGCAGTACCTCGACCGCATGGACATCGAGCGCGAGCGCGGCATCACCATCAAGTCGCAGGCCGTGCGCATGCCGTGGGCGGTCGAGGACGAGGCCGGCGCCCTGACGCCGTACGCGCTCAACATGATCGACACGCCGGGGCACGTGGACTTCACCTACGAGGTCTCGCGGTCGCTGGCGGCGTGCGAGGGCGCCGTGCTGCTGGTCGACGCCGCGCAGGGCATCGAGGCCCAGACCTTGGCCAACCTGTACCTGGCGATGGAGAACGACCTCCAGATCATCCCGGTGCTGAACAAGATCGACCTGCCCGCCGCGCAGCCGGAGAAGTACGCCGCGGAGATCGCCGGCCTGGTCGGCTGTGAGCCGGAGGACGTGCTCAAGGTCTCGGGCAAGACCGGCGTCGGCGTCACCGAGCTGCTGGACCGCATCGTGCAGACGGTGCCCGCCCCGCACGGCGACCCGGCCGCGCCGGCCCGGGCGATGATCTTCGACTCGGTCTACGACACCTACCGGGGCGTGGTCACGTACGTGCGCGTCGTGGACGGCAGCCTGAGCCCGCGCGAGCGCATCGTCATGATGTCGACCCGCGCCACCCACGAGCTCCTCGAGATCGGCGTGACGTCCCCCGAGCCGGTCCCCACCAAGGGGCTGGGCGTCGGCGAGGTCGGGTACCTCATCACAGGCGTCAAGGACGTGCGCCAGTCGAAGGTCGGCGACACGGTCACCAACCTGGCGAAGCCTGCCACGGAGCCGCTGGGCGGGTACTCCGACCCGAAGCCGATGGTGTTCTCGGGCCTGTACCCGATCGACGGCTCGGACTACCCGGTGCTGCGCGACGCGCTCGACAAGCTCAAGCTCAACGACGCCGCGCTGGTCTACGAGCCGGAGACGTCCGTGGCCCTCGGCTTCGGTTTCCGCGTCGGCTACCTGGGGCTGCTGCACCTCGAGATCGTCCGCGAGCGGCTCGAGCGCGAGTTCGACCTGGACCTCATCTCGACTGCGCCGAACGTCATCTACGACGTCACGCTCGAGGACAAGTCCGTGGTCACGGTCACGAACCCGAGCGAGTTCCCGGGCGGCAAGATCGGCGAGGTCCGCGAGCCGGTGGTGCGCGCCACGATCCTGGCCCCGTCCGAGTACATCGGCGCGATCATGGAGCTCTGCCAGCAGCGCCGTGGCGACCTGCTCGGCATGGACTACCTCTCGGCCGAGCGGGTGGAGATGCGCTACCAGCTCCCGCTCGCCGAGATCGTGTTCGACTTCTTCGACCAGCTCAAGTCGAAGACCCGCGGGTACGCCTCCCTCGACTACGACGTCACCGGCGAGCAGGCGGCCGACCTGGTCAAGGTCGACATCCTGCTGCAGGGCGAGCAGGTCGACGCGTTCAGCGCCATCGTGCACAAGGACAAGGCCTACGCCTACGGCGTCATGATGACGGGCAAGCTCAAGGACCTCATCCCGCGCCAGCAGTTCGAGGTGCCGATCCAGGCTGCCGTTGGCGCGCGCGTGATCGCCCGCGAGACGATCCGCGCGATCCGCAAGGACGTGCTGGCCAAGTGCTATGGCGGTGACATCTCCCGCAAGCGCAAGCTCCTCGAGAAGCAGAAGGAGGGCAAGAAGCGCATGAAGACCATCGGTCGCGTGGACGTCCCCCAGGAGGCGTTCATCGCCGCGCTCACCTCGGAGCAGACGGAGACGAAGGACAAGGCGAAGAAGTGATCGCGCGTGTCACCCGCACTGCCTGACGGAGACGTTCCACCGGACGACGGCGCGCTGCCGGGATCGGCGGCGCAGGGGGCGGCCGAGCGCGCGTTCGGGGTGTACCTGCACGTGCCGTTCTGCACGGTGCGCTGCGGGTACTGCGACTTCAACACGTACACCGCCACCGAGCTCGGGGGCGGGGCCAGCCAGGCCTCGTACGCCGATACGGCGCTGCGCGAGATCGAGCTGGGCGGCCGGGTCCTGGCGGGGCTGCCCCCGCGGCCTGCCTCGACGGTGTTCGTCGGCGGCGGCACCCCGACGGTGCTCCCGCCGGGAGACCTGGCGCGGCTGCTCGAGGGTGTGCGCTCCACGTGGGGCCTGGCCCCCGGCGCCGAGGTGACCACCGAGGCGAACCCCGACTCGGTGACGCCCGAGTCGCTCGCGGCGCTCGCCGCGGCGGGCTTCACCCGGGTGTCGTTCGGGATGCAGTCGGCCGTGCCGCACGTGCTCGCGACGTTGGAGCGCACGCACGATCCCGCCCGGATCCCCGACGTGGTCCGCTGGGCGCGCGACGCGGGCCTGCAGGTGTCGCTCGACCTGATCTATGGGACTCCCGGTGAGTCGCTCGACGACTGGCGCGCCAGCGTGGAGACGGCCCTGGCGACGGGCGTCGACCATGTCTCGGCGTATGCCCTCGTGGTCGAGGCCGGCACGAAGATGGCTGTGCAGGTGCGGCGTGGGCTGCTCGACCTTCCCTCGGAGGACGACCAGGCGGCGAAGTACGAGCTGGCCGACGACCTGCTGGCCGCGGCCGGGCTGCGCTGGTACGAGGTGAGCAACTGGGCGCGCTCCGACGCCGACCGGTGCCGTCACAACCTGGCGTACTGGCGGGGCGACGACTGGTGGGGCGTGGGTCCTGGCGCGCACAGCCACGTGGGCGGTGTGCGCTGGTGGAACGTCAAGCACCCGCGCGCCTATGCCGAGCGCCTCGAGCGGGGCCTGAGCCCTTCCGCTGGCCGAGAGGTCGTCGCCGGCGAGGCAGCCCAGCTCGAGCGCGTGATGCTGGGGGTGCGGCTCGCGGAGGGCCTTCCGCTGGCCGACCTGGGCCCGGAGGCCCGGACCTCGGTCGCCGGCCTGGTGGCCGACGGGCTGCTGGACGGCGCCGCGGCCCTCGGCGCGGGCGGACCGCGCCGGGCGCTGCTGACCCGGCGCGGACGGCTGCTGGCCGACGCCGTGGTCCGCACTCTGACCGATTGAATGATTGACCGACTGGCTGATTGACCAGCGACGGGGCGGCGGGGCCGGCTCGCTCGCCGGGACCCGCCGCCCACCCGGTCAGGAGACCAGGCGCAGAGTCGCCGGATACCGGTACCACTCGTACCGTCCGGCGGCGACGGCGGCGAGGATCATGAAGATGAGGCCGGCGAGGCTCACCCCCAGGGCCAGGGGGGAGGCAAGTCCCAGCGTCAGGATCGCGAGCAGGATCGCGACGGCGTAGGCGATGGCCAGGGTGATCTGGAAGTTCAGCGCCTCCTTCGCCTGGTTCTCCAGGTAAGGGCCGCGGCCCTTGAAGACCTGCCACACGACCAGCGGGGCGACGAACCCGAGGACGAGCCCGCCGATGTGGGCGACGATCGCCCAGGTGCGCTCCTCGTCAGGACGCAGGGGGATCGGGCCGTAGTGCGGAGGCTGGCCGGGGAACGGCTGGTGGGCGCTCATCGGACGAGGGCCAGGGAGAAGGGGTACTGGTAGCGGTCGCCGCGCTGGACGGCGACGAACGCGAGGATCGAGAACACCAGGCTGGCGACGCCCAGGGCGATCTGCCCCAGGAAGCCGATCAGTCCGATCAGGGGGATCTGCCCGAGGACCCAGCACACCACCAGCCCGATCAGCAGCGTGAGCTGGAAGTTCAGCGCGACCTTCGACTCCACCGCGACGTGGTTGCTGCGGTCCCGGTACACGAGCCAGATGACCAGTGCCGGCAGCCATCCGATGAAGAGGTAGGCGAAGATGCCGCCCAGGTGGGCGAGGGCCGACCAGGTGCGCGCCTCGCTCTCGGAGACGCCCTGGGGCGTGCCGGGCGGCGGCGGTGGGGGATAGTCGCTCGTCATGGTTGCTCCTGGGTGGCCGGGCTGCCCGGCATGGGGGGATCGGGGACATAGCGCCCCCGGCGGCAGGACTCTACCGAGGCCGCGCGCCCCGGCGTGCGGAGTCGCCTCACCGTGGGCCGGCGGCTCGGCACGACCGGGCGCGACCCCTGCCCCGGGCGTACGTTGAGAAGCCTGGGCCGACTGAGTGCGGCCCGCTCCCCGATCCGGCGAGGCCGCGCGGAGGCTGACGATGAGCGAGCGAACCCCCGACGCCCCGGACGACCCGGACCAGCCTGGCGCCCCTCGCCCGCACGACGGGGGGGCCGCCGGGGAACGGCCCGCGCCGCCCGGGTACCCGCCACCGGGGGGCTACCCGCCACCGGGGGGCTACCCGCCACCGGGCGGGTACGGGCCGCCTCCGCCGCCACCGCCAGCCGGGCACGGCGGGTCCTGGAACCCGCCCCCTCCGGGCGGGCCGTGGGGGAGCGCGCCGCAGCAGCCCGGTCCGGGCCGCGGAGGCTCTGGCCAGCAGCCGCCATCGGTGGGCGAGGCGTTCGCATGGGGCTGGCGCGGATTCGGCGCGAACCTCGGGCCCATCCTCCTCACGGTGATCGGCTACCTCGTGGCGGGGCTGCTGATCTCGCTGGTGTGGAATCTGCTGCTCTCGGCTGGGGACGCCGGCCTGCGGTGGTCCAGCGCCGACGGGCTCGCCTGGGCGGCCGGCGGCGGGCTGTATCTGGGCAGCGTCCTGGTGTCGCTGGTGGTGGTGGTCGTCACGTACATCCTCCAGGCGGCGATCGTGCGCGGGGCGCTGGCGATCAGCTACGGCGAGCGTCTCGAGCTGCGCACGATGTTCACGTTCCCGAACCTCGGAGACGTGCTGCTCGCCGCGCTGCTGGTGGGCGTGCTGACGTCGCTCGGGTCGCTGGTGTGCGGCATCGGGGCGCTGGTCGTGTGGTTCTTCCTGCAGTTCACGCTGTTCTTCGTGATCGACGTGCGGCAGAACGCCGTCGACGCCCTGCGCTCGAGCGCGCAGCTCGTGACCAAGAACGCGGGCACCATGGTGCTGTTCAGCCTGGCCGCGCTCCTGGCGCTGGTCGTCGGCGCGTTGCTGTGCGGGGTTGGCCTGATCGTGGCCATCCCGCTGGTGGTCCTGGCCGAGACGTACCTCTACCGGCGGCTGCTCGGCGCCCCCGTCGCGGGGTGAGGACGGCGTCCCGGGTCAGGGAGCCGTCACGAAGTCGATGAGCTCCTCGACGCGGCCGAGCAGCGACGGCTCGAGGTCGGCGTAGGAGCGCACCGATCGCAGGATGCGCTGCCAGCCCCGAGCGACATCGGCCTGCTCGTCCGCCGGCCAGCCGAGCTCGCGCAGAATGCCCAGCTTCCACTCCGTGCCCCGCTCGATCGTGGGCCAGGCGCGCAGCCCGATCCGCTCGGGGCGCACCGCCTGCCAGACGTCGACGTACGGGTGGCCGAGCACGAGCACGGTGCCCGGGCGCACGGTGCGCAGGGCGGCGTCGGCGATCCGCTGCTCCTTGGACCCGGGCACCAGGTGGTCGACGAGCACCCCGACCCGGCGGCCTGGCTCGGGCCGGAAATCGGCGAGCGCGTCCGCCAGGTTGTCCACCCCGTCCAGCAGCTCCACCACGACGCCCTCGAGGCGCAGGTCGTCGCCCCACACCTTCTCGACGAGCTCGGCGTCGTGCTTGCCCTCGACCCACAGGCGGCTGCCCCGTGCGACCCGGGCCTGGGCGCCGTGCACCGCCACGGACCCCGACGCGGTCCGCGCCGGGCGCGCCGGCGCGGGCGCCGTGGCCGGAGGGGTCAGCAGCACCGGGGCGCCGTCGACCCAGAAGCCAGGGCCCAGCGGGAAGGTGCGGGTGCGGCCCTTGCGGTCCTCGAGCACCACCACGTGCTGGCCCCCGGACTTCTCGACCCGCACCACGGCGCCCACCCACCCGGTGGTGACCTCCTCGACCACGAGGCCTGGCTCGGCGGCCTGCGGAGTCGAGGCGCGGGGCGCGCGGTGGTGGGTCGGGCGCTGGGCGCTTGACAGGACGTCCTGGCCGTAGCGGTCGTGGGTCACCGGACGAGCCTACGGGCGGCGCGCGCCCAGGTGGCGGAGCGCCGTCGGCATGCCTCGTCCAGCAGGGCGCCGCCGCGCCGCCCTGTGATCCACTGGGCGGGTGACGCAGTCCGCCGGAGAGCCCGCGCCGGACCCCCGCCGATGGCGAGCCCTGTCGGTGTGCCTGGCCGTCGGCTTCATGACGATGCTCGACGTGTCGATCGTCAACGTCGCCCTCCCGTCGATCGACGAGGCGCTGCGCGCGAGCTCGAGCCAGCTCCAGCTGGTGGTGGCCGGCTACACCCTCGCGTTCGGGCTCGCGCTGGTCCCCGCCGGCCGGTGGGGCGACGCGCGCGGGCGGCGGCCGCTCCTGATCGGGGGGCTCGTGTGTTTCGCGCTGACCAGCCTGGGCGCCGGCCTGGCGACGTCGGGCGGGGCGCTCGCGGTGATGCGGCTGCTCCAGGGGCTGAGCGCGGGGGTGCTCAACCCCCAGGTCACCGGCCTGATCCAGGAGCTGTTCCGCGGCGGCGAGCGGGCGAGGGCCTTCGGGCTGTTCGGGGCGACGATCGGGGTCTCGACCGCGCTGGGCCCGCTGATCGGCGGCCTCATCATCCAGGCGGCCGGGCCAGAGGCCGGATGGCGGTGGGTGTTCTTCGTCAACGTGCCCGTCATGGCGGTCGTGCTGCCCCTCGCCTGGCGGTGGCTGCCGCGCGCGGCGCCCCGGCGGTCCGCGCGGTTCGACCACGTCGGCCTCGCGCTCATCGGCCTGACCACCGTCGGACTCATGCTGCCCCTGGTGACCACCACGGGCGTGGGCGACGACCCGGCGCGGTGGTGGTGGTGGGCGGCGGCCGCGGTGGTGGGCTCGTGCGCGGTCGCCTGGGAGCGCCGGTACCAGCGCCGCACCGGCGCCGCGGTGCTCGACCCGGCGGTGCTCGGCCAACGGTCGTTCCGCAACGGCGCGCTGCTCGGCTTCGCCTACTTCTCCGGGTTCACCGCGGTGTTCCTCGTGATCACGCTGTACCTGCAGACCATCCTCGGCTACACGGCCTTGCAGGCGGGACTGGTCGGCATGCCGTTCGCCATCGCGTCGGCGGGGACCGCGGCGCTGTCCGGGCGGCTGGTGGTCAAGCACGGGCGCCGTGTGGTGGTGCTCGGGCTGATCCTCGTGCTGATCGGCCTCGCCGCCACCGACCTGGCGTTCCGCACGCTCGACGGGGCGACCGTGGGCTGGGTCGTGGCGGCCACCCAGCTCGTCACCGGCGCGGGAAGCGGGCTCGTGATCGCGCCGAACCAGACGCTGACGCTCGAGCGGGTGCCGGTCGGATCGGCGGGGGTCGCGGCGAGCATGCTGCAGCTCGGCCAGCGGGTCGGGTCGGCGCTCGGCGTCGCGGTGAACGTCGCTGTGTTCTACGCCACGCTGGCCGCGGGCGGAGCCGGTGGGCTCGCCGTCGGGCGCGCATTCCTCGTCACGTCGGCGCTGGTCGCGGTCGCCCTGGTCGTGGCCCTGGTGGACGCCCGCACCCGCTCGACGGGCGGCGCGCCGCAGGGCGGGACCGCCGCTCGCGCGACCGCGTAGAATTGGCACTCGTGCCCCAGGAGTGCTACCCACGAGGCGCCAGGAGGTGAGATGAACGAGGACCGTCGACTCGACGTGCTGCGCGCGATCGTCGAGGACTACGTCGCCACGCGCGAGCCCGTCGGATCCCGCGCGCTCGCGGACCGGCATGCGCTCGGCGTCTCGCCCGCGACGATCCGCAACGACATGGCCGCGCTCGAGGAGGGCGGGTACATCGCCCAGCCGCACACCTCGGCCGGACGGGTGCCGACCGACAAGGGGTACCGGCTGTTCGTCGACCGGCTCTCGACCGTCAAGCCGCTCTCCGCGCCGGAGAAGCGCGCGATCCAGGGCTTCCTCGACGAGGCCGTGGACCTCGACGACGTGGTGGACCGCGCCGTGCGGCTGCTCGCGCAGTTGACGCAGCAGGTCGCCGTGGTGCAGTACCCGTCGCTGCGCCGCTCGGCGCTGCGGCACCTCGAGCTGGTCCCGGTCGGCGAGCGCCACCTGCTCGTGGTCATCATCACGGACAACGGGCGGGTCGAGCAGCGGACCATCGAGCTGGAGGCCCCGGCGGACGAGGCCGTGGTCGCCCGCCTCCGCATCCGGCTGAACGTGGCAGCTGCCGGGCACCGGCTGGCCGACCTCGACGAGGTGCTGTCCGGGCTGCCCGACGCGTTCGCCCTCGCCGACGAGAAGCTGGTCCGGGCCGTGGTCGGCATCGTCGAGGAGACGCTCGCCGAGGACAGCGAGGAGCGCATCGTGCTCTCGGGCACGGCCAACCTCGCCCGGGGCGGCGGCATGGACTTCGCCCACACCATCAGCCCTGTCCTCGAGGCCCTCGAGGAGCAGGTGGTGCTGCTGCGGCTGCTCGGCGAGATGGCCGAGGACGCCGAGGCCGTCTCGGTCCGGATCGGGCGCGAGACGCAGCACGAGGGGCTCGTCGAGACGAGCTTCGTCACCACCGGCTACGGCGCGGACGGGACCACGGTGGCGCGGATCGGCTCGATCGGCCCCCTGCGCATGGACTACCCCGGCACGATGGCGTCGGTGC
The sequence above is a segment of the Cellulomonas chengniuliangii genome. Coding sequences within it:
- a CDS encoding transglutaminase family protein, with the protein product MSRLHVVHTTSFHYASPVTASYNEARMTPLSQPGQAVLESRLDVSPMTWSHDYRDYWGTAVTAFEVLVPHESLQLTAEHRIEVTDRPAPRPPCSWDTLASAELRDQLAEFLADTTTTAAPAEVAELAARARHGREPLDAAAAICDLLRSEVEYVPGTTSAHTPASEAWAARSGVCQDMAHLAAGALRSVGLPARYVSGYLYPRGDGAVGETLVGESHAWIEWWAGDWHPYDPTNRTRAGQHHVVLARGRSYDDVPPLRGIYAGASTQDLDVRVRITRES
- a CDS encoding putative bifunctional diguanylate cyclase/phosphodiesterase → MARDAPSSPLAARLTLTSDLADVLPQGVLLVGADGAVLSANAAARDLLGDASTDLGAVVLGEPDLEPWSPDGVAISWDELPAASALRTGVPASAVVGLGRAEADPSWLRVTATPLEQPTQDAALLVTVDDAGPEVVQARALAMHADMVRVTFEDAAIGMALVDLDGRVIRANAALARSFVMTHAELLSRPLDDLAHPEDREQGRAEIARLLEGAAGGPTSATMGRRFITGTGTLLHTRLTVTVVRDPSGKPLHLWHQIEDVTEMRRAQDLLEWRALYDHLTGLANRRLLLDRLAHALQQHAHAPGHVAVVFADLDDFKRVNDSLGHDAGDLLLRVVADRLRSAIRPGDTVARVGGDEFVIVFEKVTSAEHAGELLDAVLAVVHAPVHVGGHDVVPRLSAGLTVNDGSRDAERVLRDADTALYVAKQSGRSRWEVYQDEYRREALHRISVEAELRGAVQRGDFVLHYQPIVDLSTSEVIAHEALVRWQHRERGLLLPGEFIQVCEDTDLIVGLGAWVIEEAVAFLARHPELPGRVYVNVSPRQIGRRDDGGSGSRGLAQTVADVLAATGVSGERLGIEITESGVLQATDLARADLDMLTELGVVLVLDDFGTGYSALSSVLSAPIRGLKLDRSFTMRLGDNGACDRISTAIAALVDSLSSHGVVEGIETEDQRQLALAHGWTHGQGWLFGHPEPEHALDLTSPGHPPTVPGTRRALRTRV
- a CDS encoding DUF4870 domain-containing protein; this translates as MSAHQPFPGQPPHYGPIPLRPDEERTWAIVAHIGGLVLGFVAPLVVWQVFKGRGPYLENQAKEALNFQITLAIAYAVAILLAILTLGLASPLALGVSLAGLIFMILAAVAAGRYEWYRYPATLRLVS
- the lepA gene encoding translation elongation factor 4; this translates as MQRIQPAATPPELLRNFCIIAHIDHGKSTLADRMLQLTGVVDSRAMRAQYLDRMDIERERGITIKSQAVRMPWAVEDEAGALTPYALNMIDTPGHVDFTYEVSRSLAACEGAVLLVDAAQGIEAQTLANLYLAMENDLQIIPVLNKIDLPAAQPEKYAAEIAGLVGCEPEDVLKVSGKTGVGVTELLDRIVQTVPAPHGDPAAPARAMIFDSVYDTYRGVVTYVRVVDGSLSPRERIVMMSTRATHELLEIGVTSPEPVPTKGLGVGEVGYLITGVKDVRQSKVGDTVTNLAKPATEPLGGYSDPKPMVFSGLYPIDGSDYPVLRDALDKLKLNDAALVYEPETSVALGFGFRVGYLGLLHLEIVRERLEREFDLDLISTAPNVIYDVTLEDKSVVTVTNPSEFPGGKIGEVREPVVRATILAPSEYIGAIMELCQQRRGDLLGMDYLSAERVEMRYQLPLAEIVFDFFDQLKSKTRGYASLDYDVTGEQAADLVKVDILLQGEQVDAFSAIVHKDKAYAYGVMMTGKLKDLIPRQQFEVPIQAAVGARVIARETIRAIRKDVLAKCYGGDISRKRKLLEKQKEGKKRMKTIGRVDVPQEAFIAALTSEQTETKDKAKK
- the hemW gene encoding radical SAM family heme chaperone HemW — translated: MSPALPDGDVPPDDGALPGSAAQGAAERAFGVYLHVPFCTVRCGYCDFNTYTATELGGGASQASYADTALREIELGGRVLAGLPPRPASTVFVGGGTPTVLPPGDLARLLEGVRSTWGLAPGAEVTTEANPDSVTPESLAALAAAGFTRVSFGMQSAVPHVLATLERTHDPARIPDVVRWARDAGLQVSLDLIYGTPGESLDDWRASVETALATGVDHVSAYALVVEAGTKMAVQVRRGLLDLPSEDDQAAKYELADDLLAAAGLRWYEVSNWARSDADRCRHNLAYWRGDDWWGVGPGAHSHVGGVRWWNVKHPRAYAERLERGLSPSAGREVVAGEAAQLERVMLGVRLAEGLPLADLGPEARTSVAGLVADGLLDGAAALGAGGPRRALLTRRGRLLADAVVRTLTD
- a CDS encoding alpha-E domain-containing protein, whose product is MLSRIAESLFWIGRYVERADDTARLLDVHLQNLLEDPWSEEDLACRSLLSVMDRTDFPAEVRVGRELVLDVLAYDRRAPASIAGALTAARENARRARETVSTELWECLNTTWNQLPAQVRPGRPHDYFTWVRERAAIVAGLVDSVTSRDDTWQFMVLGRSLERADMTARLLTTRALAGASGPGWTTLLRSCGAHEAYLRTYRGIASDERAAGFLLLDRLFPRSVVHALGQAEACLAALEPVADRSAVEDARRHLGLARTSLEYRPLLEVLDGLPMEMERVQRACSAASDAIRGRYFPTGHLTTWVGEAL